The following are encoded in a window of Methanomassiliicoccales archaeon genomic DNA:
- a CDS encoding acetate uptake transporter translates to MDANLTDRPEKRVLMDLTANPAPLGLLGFGMTTVMLNLHNVGIIPLGSVILALGIFYGGLAQLIVGMMEWKKGNTFGTAAFTSYGLFWLTLVGIWILPQMGIGEITDKTSMGYFLALWGIYSLFFFIATLKSTRATQFIFGSLTVLFFALALGDLTLNKEITIIAGCIGLVCGASAIYSALAMVVNEAHGRTIMPLGENRSAIK, encoded by the coding sequence CTGACCGCCAACCCCGCCCCGCTGGGACTATTGGGCTTTGGCATGACCACCGTGATGCTCAACCTGCACAATGTTGGCATCATACCGCTGGGAAGCGTCATCCTGGCGTTGGGTATTTTCTATGGGGGGTTGGCCCAGCTCATCGTTGGGATGATGGAATGGAAGAAGGGCAATACCTTCGGCACCGCCGCCTTCACCTCCTACGGTCTTTTCTGGCTGACTCTGGTGGGCATCTGGATACTGCCGCAGATGGGCATCGGGGAGATAACCGACAAGACATCGATGGGGTACTTCCTGGCGCTCTGGGGCATCTATTCGCTGTTCTTCTTCATCGCGACCCTGAAGAGCACCCGGGCCACACAGTTCATATTCGGTTCGCTGACGGTGCTATTCTTCGCCTTGGCCCTGGGCGATCTCACGCTCAACAAGGAGATCACCATCATCGCCGGATGCATCGGTCTGGTGTGCGGCGCTTCGGCCATCTACTCCGCCTTGGCCATGGTGGTCAACGAGGCTCACGGCAGAACAATCATGCCTCTAGGTGAGAACCGGTCCGCGATAAAATAA